A genome region from Aliivibrio salmonicida LFI1238 includes the following:
- a CDS encoding IS4-like element ISVsa5 family transposase, translating into MCELDILHDSLYQFCPELHLKRLNSLTLACHALLDCKTLTLTELGRNLPTKARTKHNIKRIDRLLGNRHLHKERLAVYRWHASFICSGNTMPIVLVDWSDIREQKRLMVLRASVALHGRSVTLYEKAFPLSEQCSKKAHDQFLADLASILPSNTTPLIVSDAGFKVPWYKSVEKLGWYWLSRVRGKVQYADLGAENWKPISNLHDMSSSHSKTLGYKRLTKSNPISCQILLYKSRSKGRKNQRSTRTHCHHPSPKIYSASAKEPWVLATNLPVEIRTPKQLVNIYSKRMQIEETFRDLKSPAYGLGLRHSRTSSSERFDIMLLIALMLQLTCWLAGVHAQKQGWDKHFQANTVRNRNVLSTVRLGMEVLRHSGYTITREDLLVAATLLAQNLFTHGYALGKL; encoded by the coding sequence ATGTGCGAACTCGATATTTTACACGACTCTCTTTACCAATTCTGCCCCGAATTACACTTAAAACGACTCAACAGCTTAACGTTGGCTTGCCACGCATTACTTGACTGTAAAACTCTCACTCTTACCGAACTTGGCCGTAACCTGCCAACCAAAGCGAGAACAAAACATAACATCAAACGAATCGACCGATTGTTAGGTAATCGTCACCTCCACAAAGAGCGACTCGCTGTATACCGTTGGCATGCTAGCTTTATCTGTTCGGGCAATACGATGCCCATTGTACTTGTTGACTGGTCTGATATTCGTGAGCAAAAACGACTTATGGTATTGCGAGCTTCAGTCGCACTACACGGTCGTTCTGTTACTCTTTATGAGAAAGCGTTCCCGCTTTCAGAGCAATGTTCAAAGAAAGCTCATGACCAATTTCTAGCCGACCTTGCGAGCATTCTACCGAGTAACACCACACCGCTCATTGTCAGTGATGCTGGCTTTAAAGTGCCATGGTATAAATCCGTTGAGAAGCTGGGTTGGTACTGGTTAAGTCGAGTAAGAGGAAAAGTACAATATGCAGACCTAGGAGCGGAAAACTGGAAACCTATCAGCAACTTACATGATATGTCATCTAGTCACTCAAAGACTTTAGGCTATAAGAGGCTGACTAAAAGCAATCCAATCTCATGCCAAATTCTATTGTATAAATCTCGCTCTAAAGGCCGAAAAAATCAGCGCTCGACACGGACTCATTGTCACCACCCGTCACCTAAAATCTACTCAGCGTCGGCAAAGGAGCCATGGGTTCTAGCAACTAACTTACCTGTTGAAATTCGAACACCCAAACAACTTGTTAATATCTATTCGAAGCGAATGCAGATTGAAGAAACCTTCCGAGACTTGAAAAGTCCTGCCTACGGACTAGGCCTACGCCATAGCCGAACGAGCAGCTCAGAGCGTTTTGATATCATGCTGCTAATCGCCCTGATGCTTCAACTAACATGTTGGCTTGCGGGCGTTCATGCTCAGAAACAAGGTTGGGACAAGCACTTCCAGGCTAACACAGTCAGAAATCGAAACGTACTCTCAACAGTTCGCTTAGGCATGGAAGTTTTGCGGCATTCTGGCTACACAATAACAAGGGAAGACTTACTCGTGGCTGCAACCCTACTAGCTCAAAATTTATTCACACATGGTTACGCTTTGGGGAAATTATGA